A section of the Castanea sativa cultivar Marrone di Chiusa Pesio chromosome 12, ASM4071231v1 genome encodes:
- the LOC142619623 gene encoding uncharacterized protein LOC142619623, whose product MENIQYAEELVREFLVFRGFTNTLQTFESELGTDIGKGFRVDKILDLIFSVYVPKFQAEKLVGLLSFFKKCFSSASETVLIATLSKLEVSILRYYIAHAIQSGRRDKVVDLFEMNGNEFLQRGKDWTAWFAIPYIKNPNLDPVFRIYFSKEWYEVLRLSVRNFFSEIFNGTRLPALLKISAEKNTANRLRKDIKQLNIKLSQLQALLEEREAQLGRLKCNASSLPDASTGQTKSSSSFMHEDPIIYREIHEACAPATPQLAETVLDQDFVTGPSQVQSELTTSKLFHDSTTSSNLDIGDGRTGDSSQMWQDGPCIENGREVHIEEEFPEVKVDFQETFLGHTSPISRCRFSASGNNIASAYIDGTVRMWTYDSSTPASRNATIYCGAEIMSLDWECKSDRLLLIGTADEGIKAWNVEKRVVCDLSTTEAFPSVLDLKCSPVEPIFVSAAASKGNGSSYNDNLGFASLTVWNMKTWKAVTVLPLGKDPPAITSLCFNHNGKILAASATDGMIHMFDMAAGLQITGWPAHDSAISSLLFGLDETSIFSLGSDGKLLNGACKTKVKSYGQETVAGICLAGTLLPKSEFWLRLLSLGKEYIG is encoded by the exons ATGGAGAACATTCAGTATGCTGAGGAACTTGTGAGGGAGTTTCTTGTCTTCAGAGGATTTACTAATACTCTGCAAACTTTTGAGAGTGAATTAGGCACAGATATTGGTAAAGGGTTTCGAGTGGATAAGATTTTAGACTTAATCTTCTCAGTATACGTACCCAAATTTCAGGCAGAAAAATTAGTTGGTCTCTTGAGCTTTTTCAAGAAGTGCTTTTCTTCAGCATCTGAAACTGTACTTATTGCTACTTTGTCTAAATTGGAGGTCTCAATTCTGCGATACTATATTGCTCATGCCATTCAATCAGGGAGGAGGGACAAAGTTGTAGATTTGTTCGAGATGAATGGCAATGAATTTTTGCAGAGGGGCAAGGACTGGACTGCTTGGTTTG CCATTCCATATATAAAGAACCCAAACCTGGATCCTGTATTTCGTATTTATTTCTCAAAGGAATGGTATGAGGTCTTACGTCTTTCTGTGAGGAACTTCTTTAGTGAGATCTTCAATGGAA CACGCCTCCCTGCCCTATTAAAGATCAGTGCAGAGAAGAATACTGCCAACCGTCTCAGAAAGGATATAAAGCAACTCAATATTAAGTTGTCACAACTTCAAGCTTTACTGGAGGAAAGAGAAGCTCAATTAGGTCGGTTAAAGTG TAATGCTTCATCACTACCGGATGCAAGCACAGGACAAACCAAAAGTTCATCAAGTTTTATGCATGAAGATCCTATTATATACAGGGAGATACATGAAGCCTGTGCTCCTGCTACTCCACAATTAGCTGAAACTGTGCTGGATCAAGATTTTGTTACTGGGCCTTCTCAAGTTCAATCTGAGCTTACCACATCCAAGTTGTTTCATGATTCAACCACTTCATCAAATCTTGATATAGGAGATGGTAGAACTGGTGATTCCAGTCAAATGTGGCAAGATGGCCCCTGTATTG AAAATGGCAGGGAAGTTCACATAGAAGAAGAATTTCCAGAAGTTAAAGTAGACTTTCAG GAGACATTTTTGGGTCACACAAGTCCAATCAGTCGGTGCCGATTTTCTGCATCAGGGAACAATATAGCCAGTGCTTATATAGATGGTACAGTAAG GATGTGGACGTATGACTCTTCAACTCCGGCATCAAGAAATGCGACCATTTATTGTGGGGCAGAGATCATGTCACTTGACTGGGAGTGTAAATCTGACCGCTTG CTGCTCATAGGCACAGCTGATGAGGGCATTAAAGCATGGAATGTTGAAAAGAGAGTTGTTTGCGATCTCAGCACAACTGAAGCATTTCCAAG TGTCTTGGATCTAAAGTGCAGCCCTGTAGAACCAATTTTTGTTTCTGCGGCAGCCTCCAAAGG GAATGGCTCAAGTTATAACGACAATTTAGGGTTTGCTTCCTTAACTGTCTGGAACATGAAAACCTGGAAGGCTGTG ACAGTCCTTCCTCTTGGTAAAGATCCACCTGCAATAACTTCCTTATGCTTCAATCACAATGGGAAAATTTTAGCAGCTTCTGCTACTGATGGAATGATTCACATGTTTG ACATGGCTGCTGGTCTACAAATTACTGGATGGCCTGCACATGATTCTGCGATAAGCTCTCTTCTTTTTGGGCTTGATGAGACAAGCATTTTTAGCTTGGGGTCAGATGGAAAG CTTTTGAATGGAGCTTGCAAAACCAAGGTCAAGTCCTATGGTCAAGAAACTGTAGCAGGCATTTGTCTTGCCGGCACTCTGTTACCTAAAAGTGAATTTTGGTTAAGACTATTATCCTTAGGGAAAGAGTATATTGGTTAA